A DNA window from Oryzias latipes chromosome 5, ASM223467v1 contains the following coding sequences:
- the acad9 gene encoding acyl-CoA dehydrogenase family member 9, mitochondrial produces MSRFVVWSRFGSAGQQLLGLPAKRTLLPRHVQPRRSFKTHSRSLAYAKDLFLGQVNKAEVFPYPEISNEELEELNQFVAPVEKFFSEEVDSAMIDQEARIPAETMKGLKELGLFGIMVPEEYGGLGLSNTTYARLNEIIALDGSIAVTLAAHQAIGLKGILLAGTEAQKKKYLPKLASGEHVAAFCLTEPGSGSDAASIQTRATLSEDGKHYLINGSKFWISNGGMADIMTVFARTEVEVDGVKKDKISAFIVERAFGGITSGKPEDKLGIRGSNTCEVSFDNVPVPVENVIGEIGGGFKIAMNILNSGRFSMGSSCAGMIKKLIEMASEYAATRKQFNKSLSEFGLIQEKFALMAINAFVMESMAYLTAGMMDRPGVPDCSLEAAMVKVFSSEGGWICVSEALQVLGGLGYTKNYPYERFVRDCRILPIFEGTNEILRMYVALTGMQHAGKVLTGKIKEMKKGNIGTVMGMFGKKMRNFYGGSVDLGLTGKDGVVHPSLEESAKKFEQNVHLFGTTVEGLLYRYGKTIVDEQLILKKVADVMINLYAMTAVLSRASRSISIGLRNHDHEVLLANTFCSDAYFKNNYWMVQLEKHSPENNDANIKKIAQNVLQNRAYICSHPLERTF; encoded by the exons ATGAGTCGGTTCGTAGTCTGGTCCAGGTTCGGTTCTGCGGGTCAGCAGCTGCTTGGTCTTCCCGCCAAACGGACCCTTCTTCCCCGGCACGTCCAACCCCGCAGGAGCTTTAAAACTCACAGCAGAAGCCTGGCGTACGCCAAAGACCTGTTCCTGGGTCAAGTCAACAAA GCTGAGGTCTTCCCTTATCCAGAAATCAGTaatgaggagctggaggagctgaATCAGTTTGTTGCTCCAGTGGAGAAGTTTTTCAGTGAGGAGG TTGACTCGGCGATGATCGATCAGGAAGCCCGGATCCCCGCGGAGACTATGAAGGGCCTGAAGGAGCTGGGCCTGTTCGGCATCATGGTTCCAGAGGAGTACG GTGGTCTGGGATTGTCCAACACCACCTACGCCCGTCTGAACGAGATCATCGCCTTAGATGGTTCCATCGCTGTGACTCTGGCTGCTCATCAAGCCATCGGATTGAAG GGCATTCTGTTGGCGGGAACGGAGGCTCAGAAGAAGAAGTATCTACCCAAGCTGGCATCAGGAGAGCACGTGGCAGCCTTCTGCCTGACAGAGCCTGGGAG TGGGAGTGATGCGGCCTCCATTCAGACTCGAGCTACCCTGTCTGAAGATGGAAAACATTACCTGATCAACGGTTCCAAG TTCTGGATCTCAAACGGAGGGATGGCGGACATCATGACAGTGTTCGCTCGCACTGAGGTGGAGGTGGACGGagtcaaaaaagacaaaatctcAGCCTTTATTGTTGAGAGGGCTTTTGGGGGGATAACCAGCGGCAAGCCAGAGGACAAGCTGGGCATCCGGGGATCCAACA CTTGTGAGGTGTCCTTTGACAATGTGCCGGTGCCGGTGGAGAATGTAATTGGTGAGATTGGAGGAGGATTCAAG ATCGCCATGAACATCCTGAACTCTGGAAGGTTCAGCATGGGCAGCTCCTGTGCCGGAATGATCAAAAAGCTGATCG AGATGGCCTCTGAGTACGCCGCCACCAGGAAGCAGTTTAACAAAAGCCTTAGTGAGTTTGGCCTGATCCAG GAGAAGTTTGCCTTGATGGCCATCAATGCCTTTGTGATGGAGAGCATGGCTTACCTGACTGCAGGAATGATGGATAGACCTGGAGTTCCAGATTGTTCTCTGGAAGCTGCCATGGTCAAG GTGTTCAGCTCAGAGGGAGGCTGGATCTGCGTCAGCGAGGCTCTGCAGGTCCTCGGAGGTCTGGGTTACACCAAGAACTACCCGTATGAGCGCTTCGTCAGGGACTGCCGCATCCTACCCATCTTTGAG ggcaCGAACGAGATCCTGAGGATGTACGTCGCCCTCACAGGGATGCAGCACGCCGGCAAAGTCCTCACAGGGAAAATCAA GGAGATGAAGAAAGGAAACATCGGTACGGTCATGGGCATGTTTGGTAAGAAAATGAGGAACTTCTATGGAGGCTCCGTGGACTTGGGTCTGACGGGGAAGGACGGTGTGGTGCACCCCAGCCTGGAG GAAAGTGCAAAGAAATTTGAGCAGAACGTCCACCTTTTTGGAACAACAGTGGAGGGTCTGCTGTACAGATATGGAAAG ACTATCGTGGACGAGCAGCTCATCCTGAAGAAAGTTGCAGATGTGATGATCAACCTATATGCCATGACCGCCGTCCTTTCCAGAGCCAGCCGCTCCATCAGCATCGGCCTCAGGAACCACGACCACGAG gtgCTCCTCGCAAACACTTTTTGCAGCGACGCCTATTTCAAAAACAACTACTGGATGGTTCAGCTGGAGAAAC ACTCTCCGGAGAACAATGACGCCAACATCAAGAAGATCGCCCAGAACGTCCTGCAGAACAGAGCCTACATCTGCTCCCACCCCCTGGAGAGGACGTTCTGA